From Candidatus Paceibacter sp.:
TCAGCGTCTTCATTGTCATTTCCTCCAAAAAAATTTGTTAAAGAAATGTTAGAAGAACACTCTTCTAAATTGGCCAACAAAACCTCTAGTGTTAAATTAATTTCTTGTTTTTTAAAGAATAGTTAGCTGAATTTATTAAAGCAAGAATGATTTTAAAAAACAAGCAAAATCACCTGTGCATTAGTTCCACCAATTTATATGCCGCGATACCGAAAGCCACCGACACGTTGAGCGATTCTTTTTGGCCGCGCATCGGGATATAAATTATTTTGTCCGTCCGATTTAAAATTGATTTAGGCAAACCTTCCACTTCATTGCCGACAACAAGAGCTATTTTCCCCGCGTTTTCCGGCAGCTTAAACTCCTCCAACGAAACCGCCTTTTTGTCCTGCTCCAGCGCCAGAATAAAAAAACCGTCTTTTTTAAGACTCTCTATCACCCGCCAGGCGTCTTTCGCTTTCTCCCATTCCACGAATTTTTCTGCCCCCAGTGAAACTTTCTCAATATTGGGATGCGGCGGCGCCGGCGTAATGCCGCACAAAAAAATTTTATTTACCCCAGCTCCGTCCGCCGTGCGGAAAATAGAACCGGCATTATGTCGGCTTCTGATATTGTGGCAGATTACAATAATTTCTTTCTTCACTTTACTTTTTCAGCAGCAATGACCAGCCGAATATCAGGGCGTTAACCAAAATTATCACCGGACCGACCGGCCAGCCGAATATTCCGGCCAGCGCGACGCCCGAACCAGCCGTGACCGCGCCGGCAATCATCGCCGCGTAAGAATATTGAAACATGCTCCGGCTGAAGTTTCTGGAAGCGGCGGCCGGAAGAATTATCAAGGCGCTGGTTAAAAGCGTTCCGGCAACCTTGACGCCGAAGGCGATTATCAGGGCGATGGACAAGAGATAAATGAGATTATATTTCCAGATTTTCACCTTGCCGGCCAGCGCCAAATCCTCGGAAACGTAAGCCAGCATAAGTTTGGGATAAATTTTCCTGATAAGAAAGAAAACCAAAATCGCGACGACAACCGCCGATACCGCGTCAGCGGCGGATATTCTGGAAATGTCGCCGAACAAGGCATGGATCAATTCCTCGTCCGGAGTAATAAGATAACCGACGGCAAGACTTAACACAAATACCACGCCTACCAGAGTCTCCACCGCCAGTTTGGTTTTAATCTCCAGCGCCCAAATAACAATCGTGCCGATTAAAAGAGAGGCCAGCGCCCCCAGCGACATATTTATGCCGTAAAGAAACGCCAGACCGACTCCGGGCAAAGCCACGTGGCTAAGCACGTCTCCCGCCAGAACCATTTTCCTGGTGGCCATCAGCGAACCGATGTAACCGGCCGCCCCGCCAATAAAAACCGCCGTTATTAAACTTAAAAAATCAATGCTCATGGGTGTAAAAATTAACTTCCCCGCCGTAAAGCTTGTTCAGGCTGCTTGGCTCCAACGCCTGTTTGGGTTCGCCGAAGCAGACCATTTCTTTGTTCAGACACAAAACTTTATTGGCGAACTTGTAAACCACGTTGAGGTCGTGCGTAACTAAAATAATGGATAAATTTCTTTCCTTCTCCATCTGCCAGAGAAGATTGTAGACCGTCTCCTCGCCGCCAATGTCTATGCCCGATGTCGGCTCGTCAAAAAGAAGAACCTGCGGCTCGCCTATCAATCCCCAGGCCACCAGAGTTCTCTGCAATTGGCCTGAAGAAATGTCGCTTATTCTTTTCTTTAAAAAATTTTTATCGACTAAACCAACTGACTGCAGCAAAGCGGCGGCCTGATCTTTTTTGGCTCCCTTTATTTTGAAGAATTCTTCAACACTCAAAGGCAAACCTTTCTCCGGCAGAATTTTTTGCGGGACGTAACTTATTTTCAGGCCTGGCTCCCATTTTATTTGCCCGGCCACCTTTCCCGAACCGTCGGAGTAAGGGAGGACACCGAGAAGCGCTTTCAGTAAAACGCTTTTACCGGCGCCGTTTGGGCCGACGACGGCCAGGTTTTCGCCCTCTTTTAAATTAAAGCTCAAGTTCCCTATCACAATCTCGCCGCCAAAGCTCACGCTCAAATTATTAACTTCCAAAATATTTTTCTTTTCAGCCGCTGTCGCGACAGGAAAAGATTCCGGCACGGTCGCCTTTTCTTCGGCTTTAACCGACGACTTGACTTCAGGTTCAGGCGCAATTACAGGCACGGGTTTTTGTTCATTTAACTGAACAGGAGCGGCAAAATTGTCGGCGCCCAGATGTCGCATTTTTTCTTCTTTACCTTTCAGAAGTTTGTCAAAATAATCGTTTGCCATTTCCCTGTCAAATAAAATTTTATTGATTATTGGTTGATAATTTTTTATCAATTAAAACAATTTAATTATAACAATTTTAAAATATTAAAAAATAATCAAATTTTAACTTTTAATTCCTAAGAATTAAAAGTTATTTGACGGGGTCAAAACATCAAATCGTTGGCCTCTTTGCGGGGCGCGCCTTTCTCCATCTCAACTTTCAGCTCCGCTATCCTGTCCTGGATCATGGCCGCCTGATGATAATCATCGCGGCGCGCCGATTCGCGCATTCTTTCTTCCATCGCCTTTATCATCTCTTCGTACTCTTCCCTGCTCATGAAAAATTTTTCTTTCTCCTCCAGGCGCTGCCTTATCTCCTCGTTCTCGCCGCGCGAAAGCTCGTCCACCAAACCCGTCCTCTGCCAGGAGAAAGCGGTAAAAACTATGTTTTTATACAATTCCTCCGCCGTTTCTTTTTCTTCTTTTTTGGCCGCCTTGGAATTTTTTATTATTTCTTTTAAGTCGTGCGCGCCGCGCTCTATCCACTCCAGGCTCCACCACGGCCGGGCGGAAGACCACCAAAACTGGTCGGAGGCAAGCGTCTGGTCAAGATACTTTCTTATGACGGCGTCGTTTTTGTCCGCCGATTCCAGCGCCAAATTAAGAAGCCGCCATTGCCATTGCTGGATTTCATTGTCTCTGTTGTTCCAACGGAAGTAGGGCTGGCCGATTTTGAAGTCTCGCGGCACCGCCGCCCAAGTTGAAGGGCGCGGCTCAATCGTTTCTCTTTTCGTAAAATTGAGCAAAACTTCGCTTATCGTCAGCGGCTTTATTTTCTCTTCTTTCATCAGGTCAAAAAGAAGTCTCTCCAGCCCAGGCCGGTGGTGGCCGAAAATTTCTCCGTCCATGGCCGTAAGAGCGTAAGTGTTTTCTTCACCCGCCTCGCCTTCCAACGTCCGCAAAATGCCGGGCATTGAGCTTTCCGCCGAGGCGGACAAAATTTTAAAGCTCAACTTTCTCTGCCGGAAGAAAACGGCGAATCCGTCCAGTCCGTCAATTTCGTAAACAACGTCTTTATTCGCTTTCCGCCCGTCCGGAAACGCCATCTCGTCTATGATTATCCACTTGTAACCGAGTCTTTTGGCCACCTCCGCCACCTTTTTGGAGTAGGCCATTTCCGGCGGAAAGAAACCCCCTTTCTTCCAATTCTTCCCGAAATGTTTATTTAATGTTTCCTCGTTTAAAATTATCTGCCGCTCTATTTCCTTCTCCGGCAGCAAGGGCAAGAAGGCGTGGTACTTGGCGCTGCCGACAAGCTCCACGTTTCCTTTTTCAACCAGTTCGCGGATTTGCTTTAAAATATCCTGCCGGCCGTTTTTCTCCAGCAGGTCGCACAAAACGCCGCTGATGTTGAGCGTCAGGCGACACCTCTCTATATCCAAAAGACCGGAAAAAATTCTGGCATACGCCTCGGAGGCTATCCTTTTTATTATCTCCGGCTTCTGCACCGCCGGTTGGTATATGTGCAAAAAATTGGCCCAGTTCATTTTTTAGAATCGGATTAATTTTTTTGGCGATGGAAGCTTATCGCCTTCGCGAACAAACGGGCGTATTCCGCCGCCGACTTGTCCCAGGAAAAATCGGCGGACATGGCGTTCTTCTGGATTTTCTGCCAGATTTTTTGATGTTTATGATTTTCAATAGCCCTGACCACCGCCCCGAAAAGGGAATAGCCGTTAAACTTTTCAAAGACGAAACCGGTTCCCTTTTTAGAAACGGGGTCGTAATCGGACACGCTGTCGGCCAGACCGCCCGTCTTCCTCGCTATCGGAATGGCGCCGTATCTCATCGCTTCCATCTGGGTCAGGCCGCACGGCTCAAATTTGGAAGGAATGACGACGGCGTCGGCTCCGGCAAAAACCATCCTCGGCAAAACATTGTCAAAAGAAAGATGGGTGGCGACGTTGGGATAATTTTTTCCCAGCTCGGTGAAAAACGACAAATATTTTGAGTCGCCCGTTCCCACCACGACGAGCTGGAAATTAAAATTTTCCAAAAGCGGCGGCAAAGCTTCCATCAACAGGTCCACTCCTTTCTGTTCGGTGAGTCTGGACACCAAACCGAGGAGAAAAACATCATCCGGTTTATCCGGAAGGTTGAACTTGTGGCGCAGCGCGGTTTTGTTCTTGGCCCGCTCGCCCAGTTTTTTGGGGTTGTATTTGATCTCAACACTCGGGTCGGTTTCCGGATTATATGTTTCGTAATCTATCCCGTTGAGGATGCCGAACAGGCGAGACCTCCTTTCCTGCAGAAGCCCGTCCAGCAGTTCGCCATATTCCGGCGTGGTTATTTCCTTGGCGTAAGTGGGAGAAACGGTGTTGACCGCGTCGGCGTAAATTATCCCCCTTCTCATGGAATTTATTTTCAGCAGCCGCGGGTCCGTTATGTCCGGCACGGGCGAATGGCCGTCGTCGTAATCCATCTCGCTGACGAAACGATGGTCAAACACACCCTGATAAGAAAGATTGTGAATGGAGAAAACCGTGGCGATATCTTTCAAAAATGGGTTGTCCTTGTATTTTGTTTTAAGGTAATTGGGAATGAGGCCGGTCTGCCAGTCGCAGGCCACGATAACGTCCGGCCGCCAGTCTTTGTAAAAACGGATGAACTCCAGCGCCCCCCGGCAAAGAAGCGCCCACCTGGCCGCGTCGTCGGCGTAGCCGTAAATGTTGGCTCTCTGTTCGTAATACTCCTGATTTT
This genomic window contains:
- a CDS encoding metal ABC transporter ATP-binding protein, encoding MRHLGADNFAAPVQLNEQKPVPVIAPEPEVKSSVKAEEKATVPESFPVATAAEKKNILEVNNLSVSFGGEIVIGNLSFNLKEGENLAVVGPNGAGKSVLLKALLGVLPYSDGSGKVAGQIKWEPGLKISYVPQKILPEKGLPLSVEEFFKIKGAKKDQAAALLQSVGLVDKNFLKKRISDISSGQLQRTLVAWGLIGEPQVLLFDEPTSGIDIGGEETVYNLLWQMEKERNLSIILVTHDLNVVYKFANKVLCLNKEMVCFGEPKQALEPSSLNKLYGGEVNFYTHEH
- a CDS encoding polysaccharide deacetylase family protein, whose amino-acid sequence is MNWANFLHIYQPAVQKPEIIKRIASEAYARIFSGLLDIERCRLTLNISGVLCDLLEKNGRQDILKQIRELVEKGNVELVGSAKYHAFLPLLPEKEIERQIILNEETLNKHFGKNWKKGGFFPPEMAYSKKVAEVAKRLGYKWIIIDEMAFPDGRKANKDVVYEIDGLDGFAVFFRQRKLSFKILSASAESSMPGILRTLEGEAGEENTYALTAMDGEIFGHHRPGLERLLFDLMKEEKIKPLTISEVLLNFTKRETIEPRPSTWAAVPRDFKIGQPYFRWNNRDNEIQQWQWRLLNLALESADKNDAVIRKYLDQTLASDQFWWSSARPWWSLEWIERGAHDLKEIIKNSKAAKKEEKETAEELYKNIVFTAFSWQRTGLVDELSRGENEEIRQRLEEKEKFFMSREEYEEMIKAMEERMRESARRDDYHQAAMIQDRIAELKVEMEKGAPRKEANDLMF
- a CDS encoding TrmH family RNA methyltransferase — protein: MKKEIIVICHNIRSRHNAGSIFRTADGAGVNKIFLCGITPAPPHPNIEKVSLGAEKFVEWEKAKDAWRVIESLKKDGFFILALEQDKKAVSLEEFKLPENAGKIALVVGNEVEGLPKSILNRTDKIIYIPMRGQKESLNVSVAFGIAAYKLVELMHR
- a CDS encoding metal ABC transporter permease is translated as MSIDFLSLITAVFIGGAAGYIGSLMATRKMVLAGDVLSHVALPGVGLAFLYGINMSLGALASLLIGTIVIWALEIKTKLAVETLVGVVFVLSLAVGYLITPDEELIHALFGDISRISAADAVSAVVVAILVFFLIRKIYPKLMLAYVSEDLALAGKVKIWKYNLIYLLSIALIIAFGVKVAGTLLTSALIILPAAASRNFSRSMFQYSYAAMIAGAVTAGSGVALAGIFGWPVGPVIILVNALIFGWSLLLKK
- a CDS encoding glycogen synthase, which codes for MFKKDSKLKVLFVASEAAPFAKAGGLGSAVHSLTKALAKLGHDARVMLPFYGSIDRTNCPTRMVFERLEVPNNDSEMIICNVKAFASENAAVPVYFLENQEYYEQRANIYGYADDAARWALLCRGALEFIRFYKDWRPDVIVACDWQTGLIPNYLKTKYKDNPFLKDIATVFSIHNLSYQGVFDHRFVSEMDYDDGHSPVPDITDPRLLKINSMRRGIIYADAVNTVSPTYAKEITTPEYGELLDGLLQERRSRLFGILNGIDYETYNPETDPSVEIKYNPKKLGERAKNKTALRHKFNLPDKPDDVFLLGLVSRLTEQKGVDLLMEALPPLLENFNFQLVVVGTGDSKYLSFFTELGKNYPNVATHLSFDNVLPRMVFAGADAVVIPSKFEPCGLTQMEAMRYGAIPIARKTGGLADSVSDYDPVSKKGTGFVFEKFNGYSLFGAVVRAIENHKHQKIWQKIQKNAMSADFSWDKSAAEYARLFAKAISFHRQKN